One Methanolobus sp. WCC4 DNA segment encodes these proteins:
- a CDS encoding methanogenesis marker 16 metalloprotein, translating into MESSVSKIREKLDRKEAVVMTAQEVSELVAKGEDVSAMDVDVVTTATRAIMSGTYAILSFPVNSPAHFKRASKVLLNGIPAHVGPCPNERLGILDLIVFGTAHSTYEHNYGAGHLFRELVEGKNIEVSVETDENVSFKCDVRLEDMPYAKLYATRHTFKNYAAFVNCSAEPVDTIFHAVSFDPDMEEATLSGSGEINPIQNDPNMETIGIGTRMLMNGAEGFVIGDGTRSSPGKPNLAGFADMHDMDPALMGGFKTSAGPECIASWAIAIPVTSQSILDAVLKTDGDIPMVVNDIDKRTMISSSTYADAWKDTDLVVGFNPDSCINCDTCEPVRDCPMNAIYYKNDRMVLDRYLCFNCGLCSTICPGNVFTAELGKLHFEMDEKKYDIPIVLRQTDRKRSEELAGKLKKKIEDGEFKLNEMVERIYP; encoded by the coding sequence GGAGAGGATGTAAGTGCAATGGACGTCGATGTTGTCACAACCGCAACAAGAGCCATTATGAGTGGGACCTATGCCATTCTTTCTTTCCCTGTGAACTCGCCTGCTCATTTCAAACGGGCTTCAAAGGTGCTTCTCAACGGCATCCCTGCACATGTGGGACCATGCCCTAACGAGAGACTGGGAATCCTTGACCTGATCGTTTTCGGAACAGCGCATTCTACATACGAACATAACTACGGAGCAGGACACCTTTTCAGGGAACTGGTAGAAGGAAAGAACATTGAGGTCTCTGTGGAAACAGACGAGAATGTATCCTTCAAATGTGATGTCAGGCTTGAAGATATGCCCTATGCGAAACTCTATGCTACCCGCCACACGTTCAAGAACTATGCAGCTTTTGTCAATTGTTCCGCAGAACCGGTGGACACCATATTCCATGCGGTCAGCTTCGATCCCGATATGGAAGAGGCAACACTTTCCGGCTCAGGAGAGATCAACCCCATCCAGAACGACCCGAACATGGAGACAATAGGTATAGGCACACGTATGCTCATGAATGGCGCAGAAGGTTTTGTCATCGGTGACGGAACACGCAGCAGTCCCGGAAAACCGAATCTTGCAGGATTTGCTGATATGCATGATATGGACCCTGCACTGATGGGAGGGTTCAAGACATCTGCAGGTCCGGAATGCATAGCATCCTGGGCAATTGCGATACCTGTCACCAGCCAGTCGATACTCGACGCGGTCCTGAAGACCGACGGCGATATCCCAATGGTGGTCAATGACATTGATAAAAGAACCATGATAAGCAGCAGCACCTACGCAGATGCATGGAAGGATACGGACCTTGTAGTGGGTTTCAACCCGGATTCATGTATCAATTGTGATACCTGTGAACCTGTCAGGGATTGCCCCATGAATGCAATATATTACAAGAATGACAGAATGGTGCTTGACAGGTACCTGTGCTTCAATTGCGGCCTTTGTTCCACGATCTGTCCGGGCAATGTGTTCACTGCAGAGCTTGGCAAGCTCCATTTCGAGATGGATGAGAAGAAATATGACATCCCTATCGTCCTGAGACAGACAGACCGCAAGAGATCTGAAGAACTCGCCGGGAAACTGAAAAAGAAGATAGAGGACGGAGAGTTCAAGCTCAACGAGATGGTTGAGAGGATCTATCCATAA
- the comE gene encoding sulfopyruvate decarboxylase subunit beta: protein MKRIDAIDEIASHSKGTDSLLVVNIGIPCKEMHHVCDMPNNFYMLGSMGLASSIGLGLALSRPDKKVIAIDGDGSVLMNMGTLATIASRQPENYLLVIIDNRAYGSTGNQPTLTSEYTDLAAVARGAGNKNVYEVDNPEALRDSLSSVVNGIIVVKAEPGNTDAPVITMSPEVIIKRFMDRSSQPSR from the coding sequence ATGAAACGTATTGATGCCATCGATGAGATAGCTTCTCATTCAAAGGGAACGGATTCACTGCTCGTGGTCAACATCGGCATTCCATGCAAGGAAATGCACCATGTGTGCGATATGCCGAACAACTTCTACATGCTTGGTTCCATGGGCCTTGCCTCCTCTATCGGCCTTGGTCTTGCACTTTCAAGACCTGACAAGAAGGTCATTGCAATAGATGGTGATGGTTCCGTTCTCATGAATATGGGAACCCTTGCAACCATAGCTTCAAGACAGCCTGAGAACTACCTGCTGGTGATCATTGATAATCGCGCATATGGCTCAACAGGCAACCAGCCCACATTAACCTCCGAGTACACTGATCTTGCTGCAGTTGCAAGAGGTGCAGGGAATAAAAATGTCTATGAGGTTGATAATCCTGAGGCTCTCAGGGATTCCCTGAGCTCAGTGGTCAACGGTATCATCGTAGTAAAAGCAGAGCCGGGGAACACCGATGCTCCGGTAATAACGATGTCCCCTGAAGTGATCATTAAGAGGTTTATGGATAGATCCTCTCAACCATCTCGTTGA
- the comD gene encoding sulfopyruvate decarboxylase subunit alpha, producing MCPSLSGDPTPSESIFKGMNDAGIDFVVSVPCANLKELIPMVDEAPDIIHLPVTREEEGVGICAGAYMGGKRPAMLMQNSGLGNSINALASLNMLYDIPLLMIMSHRGVEGEPIVAQVPMGELTTKLLDTMDIPYFIPEKDIDPAELIGKAWSEASAKKRPVAVLLPIPFWRKQ from the coding sequence ATGTGTCCTTCACTATCAGGTGACCCGACACCATCGGAATCCATATTCAAAGGCATGAATGATGCCGGGATCGACTTTGTTGTCAGTGTACCCTGTGCAAATCTAAAGGAACTCATCCCGATGGTGGATGAAGCTCCTGATATAATTCACCTGCCAGTGACCCGCGAGGAAGAAGGTGTGGGAATATGTGCTGGTGCCTACATGGGTGGCAAAAGACCTGCCATGCTCATGCAGAACTCCGGTCTTGGGAATTCAATTAATGCCCTTGCATCGCTCAATATGCTCTATGACATCCCTCTTCTTATGATAATGAGTCACAGGGGCGTGGAAGGTGAACCAATTGTAGCCCAGGTCCCAATGGGAGAGCTTACGACAAAGCTGCTTGACACCATGGATATTCCATATTTCATACCGGAAAAGGATATCGACCCGGCAGAACTTATCGGAAAGGCATGGTCTGAGGCATCTGCAAAGAAAAGACCGGTTGCTGTACTGTTGCCGATACCATTCTGGAGGAAGCAGTGA
- a CDS encoding cysteate synthase produces the protein MNKYNVKCLLCGEVQEPYSLACSQGDDSLLRTYYSAEQLEPTDMPGIWRYYNWLPVEGIIEEGSGRTITYKSEKLASALGLDDLWIAFNGYWPEKDAYLMTCTFKDLESFPTMQRLMEQDEKRIMVVASAGNTARAFTHACSITGQPLLLVVPEGSAHKIWSIHEDDRSVFLVTVKGDYFDAISLAGKVAARDGFVNEGGAKNVARRDGMGTVMLDAVLTAGGLPDHYFQAVGSGTGGIAAWEASMRLADDGRFGEHLPKLHLGQSLPCAPLYSLWKGTDEVDAACPEGIYDNVLFNRKPPFAVKGGVKDALEATGGDVYAVSRQEAADAQQLFEDSEGIDLIPAAAVAVAGLIQAVKAGNVKPDERIVLNITGGGQKRLAEDYELRQLPVFLSVSADDEDAEDKVIAAIMEKISA, from the coding sequence ATGAACAAGTACAATGTGAAATGCCTGCTGTGTGGCGAAGTACAGGAACCTTATTCATTAGCTTGTAGTCAGGGTGACGATTCCCTGCTTCGTACTTATTATTCAGCAGAACAACTGGAACCTACCGATATGCCGGGTATATGGAGATACTATAACTGGCTTCCTGTTGAAGGTATCATCGAGGAAGGTTCCGGGAGGACCATTACTTACAAAAGTGAGAAACTTGCTTCAGCCCTTGGTCTTGATGACCTGTGGATCGCTTTTAACGGTTACTGGCCTGAAAAGGATGCATATCTTATGACATGCACCTTCAAGGACCTCGAGTCTTTTCCCACCATGCAGAGGCTCATGGAACAGGATGAGAAACGAATTATGGTTGTCGCATCCGCAGGAAACACTGCCAGGGCATTCACCCATGCATGCAGCATAACAGGACAGCCTCTTCTTCTTGTAGTACCCGAGGGAAGTGCCCACAAGATATGGTCGATCCATGAAGATGATCGCTCAGTATTCCTTGTAACGGTAAAAGGCGACTATTTCGATGCCATCTCCCTTGCAGGCAAAGTTGCAGCAAGGGATGGATTTGTTAACGAAGGCGGTGCAAAGAATGTGGCCCGGCGCGATGGCATGGGTACTGTTATGCTCGATGCGGTCTTGACTGCAGGAGGACTGCCTGATCACTACTTCCAGGCCGTTGGAAGTGGTACTGGCGGTATCGCAGCATGGGAAGCATCCATGAGACTTGCAGATGATGGGCGTTTCGGAGAACATCTGCCAAAACTCCATCTCGGGCAAAGTCTCCCGTGTGCTCCGTTATATTCCCTCTGGAAAGGTACAGATGAGGTTGATGCTGCATGTCCTGAAGGCATCTATGATAATGTTCTCTTTAACAGGAAACCTCCATTTGCAGTGAAAGGTGGTGTGAAGGATGCCCTTGAGGCAACAGGCGGGGATGTCTATGCTGTAAGCAGACAGGAAGCAGCCGATGCACAGCAACTCTTTGAAGATTCAGAAGGCATAGACCTTATTCCTGCGGCAGCAGTAGCTGTTGCAGGTCTTATACAGGCTGTGAAGGCCGGTAATGTGAAGCCTGACGAAAGGATAGTCCTGAACATAACAGGCGGTGGTCAAAAACGACTGGCTGAGGATTATGAGTTGAGACAATTGCCGGTATTCCTCTCAGTATCTGCAGATGACGAGGATGCAGAGGATAAGGTAATAGCAGCGATAATGGAAAAGATAAGTGCGTGA